One window of the Streptomyces asoensis genome contains the following:
- the rsfS gene encoding ribosome silencing factor, which yields MTATDRSIELIQTAAQAAADKLAHDIIAYDVSDVLSITDAFLLASAPNDRQVKSIVDEIEERLNKELGAKPVRREGDRDARWILLDYVDIVVHVQHSEERVFYALERLWKDCPELELPADAKATRGKAQEHAKLQAEAGEDDTAGFGDLR from the coding sequence GTGACCGCCACCGACCGCTCCATCGAGCTCATCCAGACCGCCGCCCAGGCGGCTGCCGACAAGCTCGCGCACGACATCATCGCGTACGACGTCAGCGACGTGCTGTCGATCACGGACGCCTTCCTGCTGGCCTCCGCGCCCAATGACCGCCAGGTCAAGTCGATCGTCGACGAGATCGAGGAGCGCCTCAACAAGGAGCTCGGCGCCAAGCCCGTACGCCGCGAGGGCGACCGCGACGCCCGCTGGATCCTGCTCGACTACGTCGACATCGTCGTCCACGTCCAGCACAGCGAGGAGCGTGTTTTCTACGCTCTGGAGCGGCTGTGGAAGGACTGCCCCGAGCTCGAGCTGCCCGCCGACGCCAAGGCGACCCGCGGCAAGGCCCAGGAGCACGCCAAGCTACAGGCCGAGGCCGGGGAGGACGACACCGCCGGGTTCGGGGACCTGC